The DNA sequence CGATTTCCTGAAAGCAGGATTTCTGATGCCTGCAACCCGGCCGCCTGCGGTTGCCCAGAAGCCTGGGTTTCCTGATCTCCCGAAATCGGGTTTTCGGGAGATCCCGCATTCGGGTTTTCCTGATTTCCTGAAATCGGGGAATCTGGCACAGAAGAGGCCTCTCCGGCTGCGGCCCTCGGCGCTTTGGCTTTGGCCAGGGCACCGAGGGCACCCCCAAATTTCCCACCCTTCGTCACGCCTTCGCTCCTTTCAGGATTTCCTTCATCACCAGCTCGTAGTCCATATGCGCGAGCTTCGCATACCGGTCTCCCTTGATGTCCCCCACCGGGAAGCCAGCGAGCGCGGCCTTGGCAAAGGCCGCGGCGCGCCTAATGTCCTTGGTGAAGAGGGGAACGCCCGCATCCATCAGAGAACTCCGCGCCTCATGCCCGTCCGTGCTCGGCGCGGGAGGCACGTCCGTCAGCAGCACCCGGTAGTTCGTGACGTCGTGCTCGATCAGGGGCGTCAGGGTCCGGACCAGGGCCCGCAACGACAGGGCGTCCGGCTTCGTGGGAACGATCAACAGGTCCACGCGCTCGGCAAGCTGCAGCAGGTCCCCCGTCTCCTCCCCGGCCTTCGTATCCAGCAGGACGAAGCTGTACGGACTGAGGTCCGCTGCGTCCAGATTCTCAATGGTGATCACGGTACACGGCAACCCTGGACCCGCCGCTGCGTACTCACTCGCCCCCGCGGTCTTTTCGTCTGCATCAATCAGGATCGTCTGTCCTTTCTGGGCCAGGAGGCTGGCGAGGTTCACGGCGGTCGTGGTTTTTCCCACGCCCCCTTTGTCATTGGCAATCGCAATCTGGTACACACCTACAGTGTACTGAAATCTGGTTTTCCCGTTATCCCTTTTTCCTCCTTTCCATCTTTCAAGAAAACCTGTTTTCAAGTTTTCAGGATTTCAGGTTCACATGACGCAACGTGGAGCACGCGGTACAGGCGACCAAGGTGAAACCACGGGCGTTGTCCACCCGTGTACGAAGGCCACGGTGTGGGTGTTGGCGCCCAGGTGCTGTGTGCGCGTTCCACCGTAGACACTCCCAGCCTCCTGAAGTTGACTGCAACCTGCTTCCTGCGGCGATGGGCGAGCAGGGGAGGGGAGAAGACCTGAGCGGTCTTTGTTCGGCAGAGGCAGCTGCGTCAGGCGCTGAAGGACCGAGCGGCAGCGGGGAGGCGCCCCGCTGCGCGTCAAGGCGTCAGCGACCAAGGGCGTCTTGGTGAGGAAGCGGGCAGCGCGGGCGAAAAGCCCTGGCGGCAAGACGCCGTAAAGTGGCGTGGCCGCCCCTGCCAGAATGACAGCGTGGCTGCACCCGACGCGTCCGGCAGCGCCCTCTCCCGGACGCCTGGCTCACCGCACACCAGGGGTATACCGCGCGGCGCACCCCCTTGTCGCGCCACGCGGTGCCTCCGTCAACCGGAGGTCACCGGCGCGGGTGGTCCCGGCGGTGGCGCCGGTATCCGGGTTTCCCGGACGTCAGCGAAATCTCTGACCAGGTGGGCGGTGGTGCTGGGGCAAACGGGACGCGGCCACCAGCCCCCGCACCCTGAAGGCCTACAAGTGGGTCACGGCGAAATTGCTGGGGTACAGCTCTATACAGACTGTAAATCTGCTGCTCGCCAGCACAGGGACAGCGTCCGTTTTCGACGCACGGTCAAAACTGCGGACCGGACAAGGATGCCGGCGAGTCCATTGTAAACCGAGGGGCCCACCCAGGCGGAGCGGGCGGGAAAAACGGTGACCCAGCGGCGCGCAATTGCCGGAGCGGATGGTCCCGCAAAGCACATGAGGGACAACACTGCGGCGTGGGATAAGCGGTCTCCCCCCAGTGACGCTGAAGTTCACCAGTTGCCTGGGGAGCCGCCGAGCCTCGGATGCGCGCCCTCGTCCTGCTGTGCGCGCACAGGCGACGTCGCATCAGCGCAGCGTTGGCGGGGATGAAGTGAGCTTGGAAACGAGGGACTCGCTCGTCAAGTACGGCAAAGGTGGCAAACAGAGAAGGGGCGTGTTCGGAGAAACCCTCAGCACCGCTGCTCATTGTAAAGAAAGGAGGGCTGGCGATGGGGAGCAGTTCCCCAGCCGCAGTCGAACGCTTGCAACGGCTCTGTACCCCGGCAAACCTTTCCTATAAAGGTCCATCACGCCCTTCGGCGCACTGCAGGCACCCGTTTGATGCGGGAAGGGGCCTCCCTCAACAATGTCTCGGGACGTCTTGGGCACCTCGCTCTGAAAACTGCGCACATCTACGCCAAGTGGAGTGACGATGGGCCGCGCTGTAAATTGGCAGGATGGTAAAGTTCCTTTGCCAACACCCTGTGACCTCACGTTCCTACGCTATCCTACTTGACCCAGCACACGGCCGAAGCGGGCGTAGGAGCACCACCCATGAGCAAAAAGCGAGACATTCCAAAGTACGAGCAAATCCACCCACCGCACCTCGCCACCGCTGCGACCCTCGGAGCGCAAGGCCTTAAGCCGGCCCCAGATCAACTTCCCGCTGCCCTCTTCCTGCACAAAAGTGTTGAACGCGAAAGCCTCTCCGCCCTCTACGAACGCGCACAATGCGTTCCCATCCCCTGAACCTCACACGTTACACCCTTCCACTTTCAGCCCCACCGACTCGGCGCGGCCTCCACGCACGGCGCGTATGGGTGAGTAGCGCGGTTGTCTGTATGCTGTGACCAGCCAAAGGTCTCCAGCGCGTTCCTGCCGTACTCGCAAGAGGCCGGGGAGCGTCATTCGCACCTTACTTCTCACGCCCAGATGGAGATTTGATGTTCAACCCTTCCTGCCCTCTCTCGGTAGAGGAACACCTCCGTCAATTACAACGCGTCTACGGACCGATCGGTCCAGCGTTTGCGGCTGAAGAACTCGGCTGCAGCCTCAACGAGGCCGCCGAGCACCTGTACGGCACACGCGCCGAGCAGCACACCTGGGTCAGCCTGCCCGATATGGTCTGCTTGTGCGGGGCAAACAAGACCGAGCTGAAACGCTGGGTACAACAGGAGCAGATTGAGTGCAGGCGACGAACAGGCCAGGGAAAAGGGACGCCCATGATGATCCGACTGGTGGATGCCCAGCGGTACCTGGAGGCACATCCAGCGGGCGCTGCGCACCCTTTTGGAACGGTCCATGCGCTTTTCGAGTACCTGCCCCGGTTCACAGCGGGTGAGCGGCCCAACGCCACCCCGGCGTCAGAACCCAAAGCGAAGTCCGTGGACGTGGACTGGGCGTTGGCGAGGCAAGCCGCCTGGCCGATGACCGCCGAACGCCTCGCGGACGCCGTGTATGGAACGCGGTCTGCAGGTGAGCAGCACAAAGCCCGGCGGCTCTTACAGCGTTGGGAAACCCAGGGACGCGTCACCTGCTTTGCGAGGGGACTGTACGACCTCGTGCGCCCGGCCCTCCTGCTGAGTGCAGAGCGGTATGGGCGCCGGGCCCTGCCTCAGGGGGACCTGCAGAAGCTGCGGGCACATCATCCCGAGATTGCGCACTGGCCAAACGGCTCCTTGGCAGCGGCGTGGCGAGCGTACAGCCGGGTGTTCGGAAGCGGCGTGCTGCCGGTCTTCGAGCGCCGGGAGCCGTCGTGGCTGGAGTATCTGCTGATCCGCCAGCTGCATCCTGATGTTCAGGTCCTGAGGGTGGACGCGGCGTATGAGGCGCTCTGCCGGGAAGTCGCCCTGTACCGCCTCCTCCCGGCGCCTGTACCGCGTCCTGCACCGACCAAGCCCATCGAGGTGACGGTGGAGAACATTGAGGCGGGA is a window from the Deinococcus hopiensis KR-140 genome containing:
- a CDS encoding tyrosine-type recombinase/integrase, which translates into the protein MKVHHALRRTAGTRLMREGASLNNVSGRLGHLALKTAHIYAKWSDDGPRCKLAGW